A genome region from Triticum aestivum cultivar Chinese Spring chromosome 2B, IWGSC CS RefSeq v2.1, whole genome shotgun sequence includes the following:
- the LOC123043310 gene encoding ruBisCO large subunit-binding protein subunit alpha, chloroplastic-like, producing the protein MASANAISTASLLRSFSSQGRPRRSKNGRSSRLVVRADAKEIAFDQKSRAALQAGVEKLASAVGVTLGPRGRNVVLDEYGNPKVVNDGVTIARAIELANPMENAGAALIREVASKTNDSAGDGTTTACVLAREIIKLGILSVTSGANPVSLKKGIDKTVQGLIEELERKARPVKGSGDIKAVASISAGNDELIGAMIADAIDKVGPDGVLSIESSSSFETTVDVEEGMEIDRGYISPQFVTNLEKSIVEFENARVLITDQKITSIKEIIPLLEQTTQLRCPLFIVAEDITGEALATLVVNKLRGIINVAAIKAPSFGERRKAVLQDIAIVTGAEYLAKDLGLLVENATVDQLGTARKITIHQTTTTLIADAASKDEIQARVAQLKKELSETDSIYDSEKLAERIAKLSGGVAVIKVGATTETELEDRQLRIEDAKNATFAAIEEGIVPGGGAAYVHLSTYVPAIKETIEDHDERLGADIIQKALQAPASLIANNAGVEGEVVIEKIKESEWEMGYNAMTDKYENLIESGVIDPAKVTRCALQNAASVSGMVLTTQAIVVEKPKPKPKVAEPAEGQLSV; encoded by the exons ATGGCGTCGGCCAACGCCATCTCCACCGCCTCCCTCCTCCGCTCCTTCTCCTCCCAG GGGAGGCCGAGGAGGTCCAAGAACGGCCGCTCCTCGCGGCTGGTGGTGCGCGCGGACGCCAAGGAAATCGCCTTCGACCAGAAGTCCCGCGCCGCGCTCCAGGCCGGCGTCGAGAAGCTCGCCAGCGCCGTCGGCGTCACCCTCGGCCCGCGAG GGAGGAACGTAGTGCTGGATGAGTATGGCAACCCCAAAGTGGTGAATGATGGTGTTACCATTGCCCGTGCTATTGAGCTAGCTAACCCAATGGAAAATGCCGGTGCAGCTCTGATTCGTGAG GTTGCTAGCAAGACCAATGATTCTGCTGGTGATGGGACTACAACCGCTTGTGTTCTTGCCCGGGAAATCATCAAGCTGGGTATTTTGAGTGTAACTTCTGGTGCAAACCCTGTATCGCTTAAGAAAGGAATAGACAAAACTGTCCAGGGTTTGATTGAAGAGCTTGAAAGGAAAGCTAGACCAGTCAAGGGCAGTGGTGACATCAAAG CTGTTGCCTCTATCTCTGCTGGTAACGATGAACTAATTGGAGCCATGATTGCGGATGCAATTGACAAAGTGGGTCCAGATGGTGTCCTTTCGATCGAGTCGTCTTCATCTTTTGAGACTACTGTTGATGTTGAAGAAGGAATGGAG ATTGACCGAGGCTACATTTCCCCTCAATTTGTGACAAACCTTGAGAAATCAATTGTGGAGTTTGAGAACGCCAGAGTTCTTATAACTGATCAGAAGATCACAAGCATAAAGGAAATCATTCCACTTCTGGAGCAGACTACACAGTTGAGATGCCCGCTGTTTATTGTAGCTGAGGACATCACTGGTGAAGCTTTGGCAACTCTTGTTGTTAACAAGCTCAGAGGTATTATTAATGTTGCGGCGATCAAAGCCCCAAGTTTCGGTGAGCGGCGGAAGGCTGTCCTTCAGGATATTGCCATCGTGACAG GTGCTGAATACCTGGCGAAGGATCTTGGTCTGTTGGTTGAGAATGCAACAGTAGACCAACTTGGGACAGCAAGGaaaatcacaattcatcagacTACGACCACCCTTATAGCAGATGCGGCTAGCAAAGACGAGATCCAGGCGAGGGTTGCACAGCTAAAGAAGGAGCTCTCTGAAACTGATTCCATATATGATTCTGAGAAGTTGGCTGAGAGGATTGCCAAGCTTTCTGGTGGTGTGGCTGTCATCAAGGTTGGAGCAACAACTGAGACAGAGCTTGAGGACCGTCAGCTTCGGATCGAGGACGCGAAGAATGCCACTTTTGCAGCCATCGAGGAGGGCATTGTTCCCGGTGGTGGTGCGGCGTATGTGCACCTGTCTACCTATGTCCCTGCGATCAAAGAAACAATCGAAGACCACGACGAGCGCCTTGGTGCTGACATCATTCAGAAG GCATTGCAAGCACCGGCGTCACTGATCGCCAACAACGCCGGAGTGGAAGGGGAAGTCGTGATCGAGAAGATCAAGGAGAGCGAGTGGGAGATGGGTTACAACGCGATGACCGACAAGTACGAGAACCTGATCGAGTCGGGCGTCATCGACCCCGCCAAGGTGACGAGATGCGCGCTCCAGAACGCCGCCTCGGTGTCCGGAATGGTCCTCACCACGCAGGCGATCGTCGTCGAGAAGCCCAAGCCCAAGCCCAAGGTCGCCGAGCCAGCGGAGGGGCAGCTCTCCGTCTGA